In one Bacillus rossius redtenbacheri isolate Brsri chromosome 11, Brsri_v3, whole genome shotgun sequence genomic region, the following are encoded:
- the LOC134536636 gene encoding uncharacterized protein LOC134536636 — protein MSYEIRRMTARRERNCVCPEEFASFLYSKCQTISELDRLRCLKGGVFAEAAQIFYESNASKITNLLFNRWHRNFQNVRECFTKICKRELLQEISDIQKISKSIINHITSLCDVDNANTTRNSLWGLVCSDLGVLNVKNNRLRLYVRWQRNTGNIRCQVENMLQNIPNVREGSNNKLHKGSQIENTNLNSVTVIGECASPEKITCDDTLSIPASLLIVNTCENRTLSSWQEGNVISCDGLTVKENLHNEVSYISPDTSLPVYVERSVQCNMRTSESTICSHCDVNLPNSQGNAPFNMIENQGFKGKFKYRLNTIKSFPFAYESLQL, from the coding sequence ATGAGTTATGAAATTAGAAGGATGACGGCTCGCAGAGAGAGAAACTGTGTTTGTCCAGAAGAATTTGCCAGTTTTTTGTATAGTAAATGTCAAACTATTTCAGAGTTAGATAGGTTGCGTTGTCTGAAAGGTGGAGTGtttgcagaagcagcacaaatatTTTACGAAAGTAACGCTTcgaaaataacaaatttactcTTTAATAGATGGCATCGAAATTTCCAAAATGTCCGGGAATGCTTCACAAAAATCTGCAAAAGAGAACTTTTGCAGGAAATAAGCGACATACAAAAAATTTCTAAATCAATAATTAACCACATTACATCCCTTTGTGATGTTGACAATGCTAATACAACTCGTAATTCTCTTTGGGGTTTGGTCTGTAGTGACCTTGGGGTcttaaacgtaaaaaataatagGCTCAGACTGTATGTACGATGGCAGAGAAATACTGGCAACATAAGATGCCAGGTGGAGAATATGTTACAAAACATACCTAATGTACGAGAAGGTTCCAATAACAAACTACACAAGGGTTCCCAAATTGAAAACACTAATTTAAACTCGGTGACAGTAATTGGGGAATGTGCAAGTCCGGAAAAAATAACATGTGATGATACGCTGAGTATTCCAGCCTCGTTGTTAATTGTAAACACATGCGAAAATCGTACATTAAGTTCATGGCAAGAAGGTAATGTCATCAGTTGCGATGGCTTAACTGTCAAAGAAAACTTACATAATGAAGTTTCATATATTTCACCAGACACTTCCTTGCCAGTTTATGTTGAACGTTCTGTTCAGTGTAACATGCGCACTTCTGAAAGTACAATATGTAGTCACTGTGATGTAAATTTGCCCAATTCCCAAGGAAATGCTCCCTTTAATATGATTGAAAACCAAGGtttcaaaggaaaatttaaatatagATTAAATACTATTAAGTCATTTCCTTTTGCTTATGAAAGTTTACAATTGTAG